The following nucleotide sequence is from Pseudomonas sp. RC10.
GCTGCGCGTTTCATCAGCGTGGTACCCAGCAACTCTCGGGTAAGCTCGGGGTTTTTGAAGAACTCGGCGGCCATCGGCGTCTGGACGACACCGGGGTGAACTGAGTTGACGCGGATGTTGTACTTCGCCAAGTCGGAAGCGACGGCTTTGGTCAGCATTTTGATCGCGCCTTTGCTGGCGCAGTAAGCGACCTCCCCATCGAGGTTGGCCACCAGCGCGGCAATCGATCCGGTGTTTACGATCACCCCGCCCCCAAGCCTGCGCATGATCGGTGCAACCGCCTTGCACCCGAGGAATGTGCCATTGACATTGATCTCCATCACCTCGGCGAATTGCTTGCTGGAGAGGTCTTCGAGGGGGGCACGCAGGTAGATGCCGGCATTGTTCACCAAGGCATCGATCCGATGATGCCGATCCATCACATCTTCGACCACTTGAGCCCAATTGGCTCCATCACGCACATCCAGTTTCTGGAAGCTGGCGACGAGCCCCTTGGCCGTCAGCTCCTGCGCCAGTTCCAGCCCGGCGATGGAGTCGATATCGGCGATGACGACTGATGCACCGCGCCCTGCGAATAGCCGGGAATGAGCTTCGCCCAACCCTTGAGCGCCGCCCGTAATCAGGATTACTTTTCCGCCCAGTTTGCTCATTGGAGTCACTCCGATTTAAGGTGATGAACATCCTAATGGGTAGGTTTCTTATCGCTATCCTCCAAATAGTCGTATCTTTTGTGCCTGGAATGCTCGAATGGTCACCATCGTGGAAAAAACCGCCGGGCTTGTTGCTTTCGTACGGACTGTCGACGCGGGTTCGTTCAGCGGAGCGGGGAGATTGCTCGGTGCGAGTCCTTCCGCAGTGTCAAAAAGTGTGGCGCGGTTGGAAAAGAGACTGGGCGTGTTGTTGTTGCGGCGCTCCACTCGAACCCTGAATCTCACGGCCGAAGGCAGTGTGTATTACGACTTTGTCGCGCCACTGCTCCAAGGCATCGAAAGCGCCGAAGACGTGGTGCAATCCAGCGCATCGGCGCGAGGACTTTTACGTATCAGTGTGCCAGTCCTGGTGGGGCGAACGCTGGTCTCGGGATGGGTTAAAGCGTTCGCGTCACGCTCTCCGAACATCAAGCTGGAAGTTACCGTCACAGACCGCAATGTTGATTTGATTCGCGAAGGTTATGACGTGGCGATACGCATCGGTCGACTAGACGACACTGGCCTCATTGGTCGGCATCTCGCTGACACGGCCTACACCCTGGCCGCTTCTCCTGAATATCTCGCTCGGCGAGGTTACCCCGAAACCGTTCAGGATTTGGAAGACCATGAGAGCGTGCGATACCTGCTCGCTGGGCGACCGTTTCCCTTCGTGTTTGCTGACGGTCGCCGTGTGCTGCCGGAAGGAGGCTTCGACACCGATGATGCCGTCACGCTTTTGCAGGCGGCGCTGGATGGGATGGGCGTGATCCAGCTGCCAGCGTTTGCGCTGCTGGACGATCTGGAGCAGGGTCGGCTGGTTCGCGTGCTGCCCCACGAGCCAATGGAGACCACGTCGATTCATGTACTGCATGCGTTTGGAAGGCAGGTGCCGATGCGGGTTCGGTTGTTTATCGATTATCTGCTGGAGACTCGCGAGCGCTTTGAGCGGCTGGGCATGCAGACCTGAGATTGAGCACATCTGATGCCTCACCACCCCCGATGGTGCTCCAGCAAGAAATCCACGAATACCCGAACCCGCGCTGTCATGGTCGAGCCGCCCACGAACACGGCGTGGATCGGTTCGCGGTCGCCGGGGTTGTAGTCTTCCAGCAGGGGAACGAGCAGACCGCGTTCGATGTCCTCGGCCACGGAGAACGCGCCGATGCGCGCGATGCCCGCGCCGAGTATCGCCAGTTGTGAAAGCGCTTCACCGCTGCTGCATTCGAGGCTGCCGCTGACTTTAAGGGAAAAATGTTCGCCGTTGCGACAGAACGGCCAACCGTCTGCGACGCGGCGAAAATTGAAGCGCAAGCAGTTGTGGCGGGTGAGGTCTTCGGGTTCGAGGGGCAGGCCGTGTTGTTCGACATAGCC
It contains:
- a CDS encoding LysR family transcriptional regulator — translated: MVTIVEKTAGLVAFVRTVDAGSFSGAGRLLGASPSAVSKSVARLEKRLGVLLLRRSTRTLNLTAEGSVYYDFVAPLLQGIESAEDVVQSSASARGLLRISVPVLVGRTLVSGWVKAFASRSPNIKLEVTVTDRNVDLIREGYDVAIRIGRLDDTGLIGRHLADTAYTLAASPEYLARRGYPETVQDLEDHESVRYLLAGRPFPFVFADGRRVLPEGGFDTDDAVTLLQAALDGMGVIQLPAFALLDDLEQGRLVRVLPHEPMETTSIHVLHAFGRQVPMRVRLFIDYLLETRERFERLGMQT
- a CDS encoding glucose 1-dehydrogenase, whose product is MSKLGGKVILITGGAQGLGEAHSRLFAGRGASVVIADIDSIAGLELAQELTAKGLVASFQKLDVRDGANWAQVVEDVMDRHHRIDALVNNAGIYLRAPLEDLSSKQFAEVMEINVNGTFLGCKAVAPIMRRLGGGVIVNTGSIAALVANLDGEVAYCASKGAIKMLTKAVASDLAKYNIRVNSVHPGVVQTPMAAEFFKNPELTRELLGTTLMKRAAAPAEISEAIAFLISDSASFMTGSDLVVDGGFTAV